DNA sequence from the Pungitius pungitius chromosome 3, fPunPun2.1, whole genome shotgun sequence genome:
gctCTCTCCCTGCTACCACTTGGCCTGTCGGGATTCTGCGAGATAACGGGCAAGTTGTGAACAAATTCCAGCCGCTCCAATTCGGCTTCAATATCCCCGGAGTTTAGCGCTGCAAAAGACAACAGACAACAAACCGCATTTGTCAAGCACCCTGTGAACCCCGAGAGCGTTGcagtgtgtgcgcacatgtccAATGTGTTATACCGTCACTGTACACGGCCGGCTGTCTCAGCTCAGGAGGCTGTTGCAATGGCTGGGGCACATGTTGGAGGAAGAACTCCCTTGGAAAGGGTACGGGTGGTGGGTACGGTGCCATGTGGCCTTCCATCCCAAGGACTCTGGGTTGGGGTCTTGACATCACTCCCCATTGGGGGTTTTGGAGACGCATGATAACGGACAGGGGGATGGGCCTGCCCTGACGGGACTGAGTAGAAATCGGGGGGACGGAAATGCGGGAGATGACGGGCTGAGGGTGGTAAGGGGAGTAGAGTGGGGATGAAACATCGGGAGGCACGTTCATGCGCGTGTTACGGGGGAGGGAAGTGTGGGAATAGACGAGAGCTTGAGATCGAGGATCCTggaaggaaaagaaaggagTGTTACATTTTCAACTAATCCCAAAGCACTGAATCAGATGACTGTACAATGCAATGAGTCTTAGCGTAATTATTACATACAGTAGATACGCAGCTCAAGGGAGCTTTTCGGGCCTCTTTGgtccgtttttttcttcattttcagacAACCTGGCAAGCTACTAGGATGCAAAAATAGACTGTTGCAGCTCTAAAGAGGGAAATGCTACGGTTTGAGTTTTTGATTTAACAAGAAACCCATCGCCGCCCACATCAACCAGTCACTAGCAGTTACTCCCATTACGTGGATACCTGTGGTTTCACAAGAACCTGATGGAATGGCTTAAGAAAAAGCGAAGGCTCTCTCACACTACCTTTTTAAAAGCCTGTGTCAACGTCACCCACCTTTTTGGGGCTCGGCGCAGGCGGAGGGCCATCAAGGTTGGATTCTCTCCAACCTTGATGGCTTGGCACAGACGGCCGCAGCCACTCGGCCTCTGTAACAGGAAAGTGTTGAATTAGAAAACAGAGACCACGTACAGGTCAGGCTCATTGCCACTGTTCCACTCGTGTTGGACTTGAATGGTTTTTCCCTAGACTCCTAGACACCTTTAAATACAAAGCAGAAGTTGATAAAATGAGCAATGTGCCCAAAATCTAGCACTACTAGAATACTACAGTACTCCATCAATTGACGTGTTTTACAAGATATCCATACATGATTTCATCACCAAGAAGAGAAATAATCATTATGAATGAATTGCCCAGCCCCAAGAGAAATTAGCAGGAATCAACCAACTGTCATAGGTGTGGTGCCGTTTCTTCTCAAAGGACATGTCCAAATCTGTCTCATTCCACTTGCCAGAGCTCTTTTGCTGCTGCACACCCTCctctggcagagagagagagagagagagagagagagagagacagaaagagattaAAATTGAAAGTAAGAGAAAGAGTAACAAAAGAAGGATGGAGAGATTTACACCAGGAAGCTTCAACATTGCAGTACTTTGAAGGACAGTTTTCATTAAACGAATCACTAAAAAAGGAATGTGATATTACACGTAGAATGATGAAAGTATTTTGTCTGTGTAGTGCTTTTTTTGCCAAGCTTAAAATACCATACTTTTATCTATTAGGCCTGTTGGAAACGCTTCGCACCAACCGCTAACGACTGTTTTGGGATATATGAATGGGTTATTTATGATGTTCTCCTTCTGCGGTACTGCTAACTTCTTAATCCAATCTATAAAACCTGATTCCTCACcatattaaaaatgaacaaaactttgaGTTCAGAATTTCTGGTTTTGATTGGTGCATCGATGTTGACTGGTTAGTGCCAGCCTCAACTGCAAATCAAAATAACTTTACCAAGACCGGACGGCTCTTATTTCCAAAAGCATACAGTATGTCCTTCACTTTCACAGCATACACACGACGTTACCTCAAAATGAAAACcatgaaaacatatttcatctaATGCCATAATAAATCCAGATCTCTGCTACCGTCTATAACAACAGTCACTTACCGGGTTTCCTGAAAGCAGCAAAATTCCGAGGCATGGTGCTGGACATGGGGGGATTGAAGGACAAAGGGGAGCGGGCACTGTCCGGGCGAGGTGACCTGCGGCCCCCCTGGTTGCTGTCGTAAAGGCTCAGCATGTTGGAAGAGGGTTGGAGCGGGGCCGACCGAGACGTATGGTCAGAGGACTGAGCCGTGAGGACCGGAGAGGGGCTTCTTTCGGCGTAAGCCGCCGAGCCCTGTGGGCTCCTGTCGTACATGGGGGGGGTATTGCGCCTCGGGGTGTGAGGTGAATGTTTGGGGCTCTGCTGCTCGTACGAGTAGCTGTCAGGTCCGGCTCGAGGGAGAGGAGAGTGTGATTCCCTCTGGATCTTCGGGTATGAGAGTGAGCTATTGGAGAAGCCAGGGGGGGGCAACGATGAGGCTTTGTTGTTTCCGGTGAAGACGGAGTCTATGGGGAGGAAACCTGTGGAGCTCGTGGAGAGAGGCTTAGAGCTGCCATTACTCGTCTCCCTCGTAGTGATGGAGCCAATGGACTGAGGCTTCTCTATGAAGGCAGCAGGCCTGGCCTGAAGGGAAAATTGAATTGttaacaataaatattttaagaaatgaTGCACTGTGCTGGGTCAGTGACCAACGACTCATGGCATATGTTGCTTTTGAATACCAACATCATAACTTGTTCAAGTAGCTTAAAAAGTGTTTTCAGCTGCACTTTTACTGGCAGCTGTAGACACCGATTCAACTTAGAAAATAGATGGAACGACCTCAGGGGCACATTcatgagacaaagacaaaaggcactggtatgagagagagggaggcatcCTCTAAAACATCCTCAAAAAGGTGCAGGAGGTGCGTGTCTGCGTGTACCTGAGACgctgcgttgttgttgttgctgctgggcGAGGCCTCCTTCAGCATGGAGTTGAACTCTCTGGATAACTCATCCGCTTGGGCCAGCGACGCACTCAGATCGTCATTTATACTCTGGACTGGACACACATCACCAAAGCAACGAGAGTGAGCATAGCACGTCACCTCGACGAGCACAGGGTTACACCGAGCCGTAAGAAAAACAACTCACACAGCATGCTGCTGCCGAAGCTCGCCTGAGAACTCATGGCTGCGAGGTGGCGGCGTTCAGctcctgaaaaaaaataaaaggagacaCGCCACACCTGTTAGGATGGAAGTTTCACAACACTTTCAACGGAAGTTTTCACAATCTCGTGAGATTCATTCCTGTATCAGATATTCAGGCTATGCTGCCTGCATTCTGGGTTCCCGATCAACGACTGAGCCGTTGACTTTAATAAGCAATAAACTTAAAGTCTGTGTGGCGCCTGAATAAAAACCGCAAGGAGTGTTTCACCCTACCCTTTCTCCCCCGCTGCAGGCTGCCAGCTGTTTCGCCCTCTCGAGctctcaaacaaacagaacacttTCTGTGAATGCAAAACCAGAAGGCCCTTCATGTCTAAACtggtttgttttcaaataaaaaaatgctgacATGCTTGTAACAGCGAGTCACTTGAGAAAACGGTAGTATAGAACTTTGAGGCCCTCGTCTCAGTAAAACTGGTAGCAGTGTCTTGGCTGCTCGGCTGACTCACCCACAGCTGAATGCGATGCCTGGTGTTCCAGCTTGACTAAAACACATGACTGGTCTGTTTGAAAGACAGTTTGAGAGCATACAGGTGCAGCGCATTGATAGTCAAGTGGGTGACGTATTATACAAATAATCCAAACCGCTGTGTCTGCCAACAGGTCAATTAGCCCTGAATGGGTTGAAAAGGTTGTTCAAACAATGTGTTGGTGCCAAAAAAAATCATTGCATGtctaataataaattaaaatatctgcacaggaaaattattttttggcatCAAACATTTctgaatttattttcttctaaTTAATACACTATTATtgttgagaaaataaatataatatattataagtTCTCAGCCTTTCTATGTCTTGCAGTAAGAATGACAATCAGAATAAAATAGGGAAAGCTAACTAGAACATGGAATCTTCTTACTGTAAAGGCAcaattatggaagtaaatctgtgtcatcggatttatctcgtttaacttccgcttagttcatgtccaacacagtctgttaaatgtcagctgtctattgctgaatcttacagacacaaaccacactgatggcataaaggagagttaaagcctcgttattattggacatggctacacggtcaccatgctgccgacaagccaatgttgtattgggtgctcgctccttttgctggacgcacgctcctgatcttgaatctagaatcgattgctctttcttagtgtcccggatgttgcggttgaatattttgaacgttgaaaaacattcagatattgtattcataatttcaatgcctaaatattcagtgctagaaattcaatcacattttgctttcaaaatcagatgacacagatttacgtCCATACTATAGTGGGAATTTTTAACTGTCAACAGTAAGTCCTGAAGTCCATTATGTACAACATGTTGAGTATGTTAGATACTAAATATGTGCATATTGGAGATTTCAACATATCTTGGTTAAATTTTGTTTATTAAAGTGTGTTGAGCCTTCCTCACACACTCTGATTCCCTAATTTACAAGCATAGCCTATCTAACTACTGATGGCCGTGAACGCGCCGtcccacagacagacagagtgaggTCAGTTCCTCATCAGCCTGTGAAAAACAAGGAATCCACCGTCACTGATGATTCAAGTGCTCAGCTCGCTGTTTGACCTCTCAACATTGCTGAGATCTATTTTGGGACGTTTTCTATAAATGTCATAGACGATTTGATTCGAATCTGAACATGACAAACAGAGTGATTTCAATTGATTACTATGGGGaatacatctaaaaaaaaaaagggaaatacagctgcagaaagactatttttaaaaatattgccccaaagattgggggggggggcatttactGTATCTTTGTTGCCTGAATACAAAATATACATGTAAAAAATTGTGCGGCTGGAAAACCAGACCAACCTCTTGATGAGCAGCCAACACCAGTTGAACACAAGCCGCGCCCGGAGGAGAGCCCGTGATACGAGAGGTCGTCAAATTGAAGCTTACAGGGCAGCCAGATAATAGCTGTTCTTTAGACTGTGTGCTGTGCTGTACTGGAGTCAGGCTTGGTCACACAAGCTCACATTCCTCAGCACTCCTCCCAGTGAggcattctcacacacacacacacacacacacatctctgtcaaGGACAACCAACTCACAAAGAGATTGCACTCTCACTGGCTCACAAAAGGTCAGGGTGAACACTCACTGTGCTCTACTCTTCGCACAAATATGTTTCCCCCGCCTTCGGATGCCGGAATATACGAGTAAGGGCAAGGGCCGTAGTATTTTAAGGATGACTTCATGTTAATAACACACTGGGAGTATCGTGAAGGTAATCCTGCGCCTCTTAAATCATTTGATATACCCAGCCATGGTTACAGACTCTCCCACTTCCAAAACTAACAGATCGtggctgtgaaaaaaaagaaaagctaagATAATATCAATGTTCTTTTCAAGAATTCTATATCTCAATAAAGTTGTTGTTAGTATTTGGCATCGATGAGTAATCTGAAATAGATTGTCACAGACTTAAACGTTTTCCCCACATTTTGTGGCATTGTGTTGTTTAGTCAGAACTGTATATTTCATTCACTTAAAACATTACTTATTGACCAGAGGTGAAAGAAGGTTCATTCAGGTTCAACAGAATTAGCCAAATGTATTTTGGACTTTGACCTTTCAATCCTCCCACCACATCATTTAGATGTTgaatttgctttttgttgttgcttgctGGTCTTCCTTTGCTATTCTTATTAGCATATTCTATTACCATGCAAATCATTTCCAGATAAACTAAGAGCATGGCCGTACTCTGTAATATGAAGGTTTCAAAAGGAGAAGCACATAGTAAAGTATCAAATCAGACAGCTGTTCCACCTTAAAGCGCCCTTGCAGAAGAAAGGCAGTGATCGCCTTCAAGTATTGAGCCACAGAACCATTAACTATTTAGAAATGTAAAGTGGACGGAAACTTTTTGTGGCCTCTGCAGCGCAGCTATTGCAGGCTTTTGGAGATGCTCCTGCACTTTCGCTGCATTCTTAGGGGAAGTTTCCTGGGGCACTTCCAATGCACTTTATGTTCTTTTCAGATCTATGATTACTAGCTGGTTCTACTATTTTAACATAATAATTAGCTCGCTCGAGTTGGAAAGCCAAGATGAAACCACCAAGGAGTAACAAAACTCCTGGCTGCCTCTGCCAACTAAGCTTCAAAGATTTTGGGAAACAATTCAATAACTTTGGACACCCGGAGGAAGCAGCGGGGGGAGATTAAAGTGAAGACAATAATCAGTAGCTTTGCAGAATGTAAAGGTATGTCTGGCTGTGCCCTCCCCCTTTAACTTTGTAGATCCTTCACTGGTAATTCCAGATAAAGCTTCTAGATCGATGTTCTTTAAAATGCTGGGCCCCATTTCAGCCTCCATTTGGTTTCCTTCCCCTCCTGTTGGTTCCTCCTTCACATCCTTCCTTCAGATCTTTCTAGCTTTGTCTTTGTCCACAGTGCACTCTTGGAAGGGAAAACGGCGGAGACTgaataataaaaagacaaattccTTGACACAACAAAACACTCCCCTTTGTGGCTGGTTTTTCGTTGTCTCACTGCTATGTTGTCCCACAAGCTAAATCTGCCTGATGCAGACAACATTTACTAAATTATGCTCtagagaaaaataaacctgCTGATTAAGATATGCTctcaatgtttctttttttataccaaAAGCTTTCATAAGTCTTTGCGGTAGCTTGATTTGACATATCAGGAACACGGTCTCTCTGAATTGTCTTGAAGGTATTTTGATGCCTGAGCTTCATGACAACGCCAAAGATAACACGGATAATGACGCTCGATGCAGCACCATCACGCGCTGTGTGAATTGTTCAAAACGGGGTGCTGACATTTCTGGATTCTGTCGGAAGCTGGAGACTAATGGCGTGGGAGGAATTGTGTGACTGTTGTGTAAAAGAATTGTTACTCTTGAACTTTGATTCATAGCGGAGTTGGCGTTTGGTACAACCACAGAAAGAGTGTTGCCCAAAATAGATTTTCTCCAAGAATATCATCTCACATAAAAAAATATGACCAAATTGAAATACAATAATAAGCGCTGAGATTTTTCCTCTCTAAAAAGGCACC
Encoded proteins:
- the ppp1r13l gene encoding relA-associated inhibitor, with translation MSSQASFGSSMLFQSINDDLSASLAQADELSREFNSMLKEASPSSNNNNAASQARPAAFIEKPQSIGSITTRETSNGSSKPLSTSSTGFLPIDSVFTGNNKASSLPPPGFSNSSLSYPKIQRESHSPLPRAGPDSYSYEQQSPKHSPHTPRRNTPPMYDRSPQGSAAYAERSPSPVLTAQSSDHTSRSAPLQPSSNMLSLYDSNQGGRRSPRPDSARSPLSFNPPMSSTMPRNFAAFRKPEEGVQQQKSSGKWNETDLDMSFEKKRHHTYDKAEWLRPSVPSHQGWRESNLDGPPPAPSPKKDPRSQALVYSHTSLPRNTRMNVPPDVSSPLYSPYHPQPVISRISVPPISTQSRQGRPIPLSVIMRLQNPQWGVMSRPQPRVLGMEGHMAPYPPPVPFPREFFLQHVPQPLQQPPELRQPAVYSDALNSGDIEAELERLEFVHNLPVISQNPDRPSGSRERAPPAPRPLSPTRLQPVVALEAQGQVIPDLEELLRMRAEIPRALKRRGSVDQSQPQKRASHYQPNQYKNLIDKLFRRKKGENGGETSSSSEEEEAALPPAPLPATTMHSDFKSYHSILRRSKREHKNSGRRARLNPLILLLDGALVGELETVQKAVQEMNDPSQPNDEGITALHNGICGGHYNVVDFLVRIGANVSAPDSHGWTPLHCSASCNDRPLCEFLVRNGAAVMAMTESDDATASQKCDPYAVGFEECESFLKGVEAAMGTENSGVLYALWSYPAQAADELSFKEGDMVTILQKPEGSDWWWASLCGREGFVPNNYFGLFPKVRPKSLC